From one Mya arenaria isolate MELC-2E11 chromosome 4, ASM2691426v1 genomic stretch:
- the LOC128232709 gene encoding uncharacterized protein LOC128232709 — MAKNVRYIAYVMLLALGQISVCDAGITRRSPRSSTYLVYLLEDSEYMRTPVGHQSEETHLSEYLWQQTTLYQQQTLKSRFVQEISNASLNPVDFGAYLIQDNSYVFNAAESVAIAASNATDANLKSFLEARYASYKKYYEEAFRTWHIEDASGVKLGKECADYVNHERDVALTMPSIYTIVSMIPCAKLWPWIGKQIKADTGNFGVYTEWVRENFDPNNHGSDKYETMLNNAAAQGHIDKSQALKVYMNSMIGEVEFFNSISLF; from the exons TCAGATTAGCGTTTGTGATGCTGGTATTACAAGAAGAAGCCCTCGGAGTTCCACCTACTTAGTATACTTGTTGGAGGACAGTGAATATATGAGGACCCCTGTGGGTCACCAATCCGAAGAAACGCATTTGTCTGAGTATCTATGGCAACAAACAACACTGTACCAACAACAGACATTGAAGTCACGCTTTGTCCAGGAGATAAGCAATGCATCTCTAAATCCAGTGGATTTTG GAGCCTATTTAATTCAAGATAATTCCTACGTGTTCAACGCTGCTGAAAGTGTTGCCATCGCTGCATCAAACGCAACGGATGCAAACTTGAAATCGTTTCTTGAAGCAAGATATGCGTCGTACAAAAA gTATTATGAAGAGGCATTCCGCACTTGGCACATTGAAGATGCGTCGGGGGTAAAACTGGGAAAAGAATGTGCAGATTATGTCAACCACGAGCGCGATGTAGCTCTGACCATGCCTTCTATTTACACCATTGTGTCCATGATACCTTGCGCAAAGTTGTGGCCATGGATTGGAAAACAGATCAAGGCTGATACA GGAAACTTCGGCGTAtatacagaatgggtaagagaAAACTTCGACCCGAACAACCATGGTTCCGACAAGTATGAGACAATGCTTAACAACGCTGCCGCCCAAGGACACATTGACAAATCCCAGGCACTAAAGGTGTATATGAACAGTATGATAGGGGAAGTAGAATTCTTTAATAGTATAAGCTTATTCTAG